Sequence from the Metasolibacillus fluoroglycofenilyticus genome:
GGCGTTCTCTGTTTATATGAATCAACATTTTGCGAAACATCATCGCTACTGTCCCTCTTTATATTCAAACAACTTTGTAAGCATGCTCTCTGCCGCTTCTTTCCCTTGGGCAACACATTCTGGGACACTGATACCCTCATAGGAGCTTCCAGCCAATTGAACGTACGGAAATTGCTGCATTAATTCCTCTTGCATTGTATGAAGCCGCTTTTCATGTCCAACTGTATATTGCGGCATCCCTTGCTTCCAGCGTGTTACAACAGTTGTTAGAGGCTTATCTTTAATGCCTAATAAGCGACATAAATCTTGTAATACTGTCTTTTCAATTTCTGTATCAGATAGCTCTACGACCGCCTCATCCCCAACACGTCCGATATAAATGCGCAATAAATCATAACCATCTGGCGCTACATTATCCCATTTGCGGTTACTCCACGTACAAGAAGTAATAACAAAATCGCTGTTTCTAGATACGAAAAAGCTCATCGCATCCTTGTATTTTTCAATTTGCTCGCGCTTAAATGCCATCGTTACAGTAGCAATTGTCGCATAATTCATATTCGGCAAATGTTGCATTAAATTATGTGCTTTAAAGGCTTCTTTCGCAACATTAAAGGGTGAAGTCATAATAATGGAATCTGCTTGAATTGGCTCACCATTGTTTACATGTACAGTCATAGTGCCATCTAAAGCTTTATCTATCGATTCTACACGCACACCTTTTAAAATTCTGCACGTTGCTAATTGCTCCTCTAATACTTCTATTAACGTTTCCAAACCATTTTGAAATGATTCATAATAAGCTTCCTCGCCGATTACATGCGGGTACAAATGCTTGCCGTTTTTCTTTAACCCTAGTAATAAGCTACGATGCTCCTTTTCCAACTGAAAAAACTGCGGAAACATCGCCTGAATACTTAAATGGTCGATATCTCCTGCAAATGTTCCTGCTAATAATGGCTCTACTAAATTTTCAACTACTTCTTTGCCAAAGCGGCGTCTAAAAAAATCGCCAATTGGCTCATCTTCTTTTTCAGGCGATTTCGGTAATAATAAATCACCAATCGCTCGGATTTT
This genomic interval carries:
- the hemY gene encoding protoporphyrinogen oxidase, coding for MIVTNRKKRRIVVVGGGITGLSAAFYLQQEAKKNNLPIEITVIEASLRLGGKIQTLRKDGFIIERGPESFFDQSGSVRNLAADLGIEDEIVRHNTGQAYVAVGGELYPIPSGILLGGAPEVSSFITSGLISLTGKIRAIGDLLLPKSPEKEDEPIGDFFRRRFGKEVVENLVEPLLAGTFAGDIDHLSIQAMFPQFFQLEKEHRSLLLGLKKNGKHLYPHVIGEEAYYESFQNGLETLIEVLEEQLATCRILKGVRVESIDKALDGTMTVHVNNGEPIQADSIIMTSPFNVAKEAFKAHNLMQHLPNMNYATIATVTMAFKREQIEKYKDAMSFFVSRNSDFVITSCTWSNRKWDNVAPDGYDLLRIYIGRVGDEAVVELSDTEIEKTVLQDLCRLLGIKDKPLTTVVTRWKQGMPQYTVGHEKRLHTMQEELMQQFPYVQLAGSSYEGISVPECVAQGKEAAESMLTKLFEYKEGQ